One window of Mycoplasma cottewii genomic DNA carries:
- a CDS encoding lipoprotein, whose product MKKLITLLSTFTFAATAMTGVVSCKKEEERTNSQFIKDNGEFDIDAKALLSWYKEWNGVNQDEGFINKFYNILAVGLLKGISEKGEFKLPTGKEAQERGWDESLNTELENLLGKKDGTTANSLYSFAHNALKDKRDNEFKDKHKDYIKFLEDKFKGVKRDQESLENAFLSDYILNDPSNSAFIRLKNTLMFNSTISNSLWRKGIQTNDLDINVIVKKFAGVDVYKNKNTLDDLAKAVKEAFSKEEGKMNWNDSSITSFTDLVNSVGGIEFGKDNISITYSSPEQIQKKIKDEQDKVDWIKTILKRFSNKDDSSNKGIIEFSNYVQSNNYDGSDKFVNFEGLRPQSWSKIVKQIPVLNGKDLKRDDIKGNFGSITDSQKFSIDNYFNTEKPVMVSDLIFNFANSKKKEDVEKQLTLEALIPISSSGTDLTKELVDRFQGIAATLQAYVNDDEKENDNDIPDTAGLSRFDTIFRGANRTIRADVNGGAKSFKDWTQWDKENTYHKINKTGDLLTISDTTFSNVAKYSVYDFITNQKDNKSNTFKWDGEAQLEKNDLIKYGINSGQADLIISALEGRDTTKTAIANVIKLFEKINQKALSEKDSDNNGKNMNKNMFTVLNKDNGIIAYIDGDGLHITKVDGYKLMNTQPSDKKEIDINKQTAVLKKIDSLYTSEFGKDLVPYLVNSMLKDAKPKVLLGESETAPAENAAVNQVADKVWDWSESDKKNSIAVSNMGVEIEHLNNNIKNNYERFLVNTSLIDNTKTKTFYNTNILNEASKSTDSSDKNLGSQASWLLGLFSKVFNNNEIINKIIKIPAEESVEPNNDKKLGADVKTEFDHLVTKVILDRQKMEKTASIGQFLSENQKWVKSILENWDAQSKGDINKEEFIPDQAIDLTSDNKKRFEALLNSDIFNPNQEVKSEKEER is encoded by the coding sequence ATGAAAAAACTTATAACATTACTGTCGACTTTTACTTTTGCAGCAACTGCTATGACAGGAGTTGTTTCATGTAAAAAAGAAGAAGAACGAACAAACTCTCAATTTATTAAAGATAATGGAGAATTTGATATCGATGCAAAAGCTTTATTAAGTTGATATAAAGAATGAAATGGTGTGAATCAAGACGAAGGGTTTATTAACAAGTTTTATAATATTTTAGCTGTAGGACTTTTAAAAGGTATTTCTGAAAAAGGAGAATTTAAATTACCAACAGGAAAAGAAGCGCAAGAACGCGGTTGAGATGAAAGCTTAAATACTGAACTTGAAAATCTTTTAGGTAAAAAAGACGGAACAACTGCTAACAGTTTATATAGTTTTGCTCATAATGCTTTAAAAGATAAAAGAGATAATGAGTTTAAAGATAAACACAAAGACTATATTAAATTCTTAGAAGATAAATTCAAAGGAGTTAAAAGAGATCAAGAAAGTTTAGAAAACGCCTTTTTATCAGACTACATTTTAAACGATCCTTCAAATAGTGCTTTTATCAGATTAAAAAATACTTTAATGTTCAATTCAACAATTTCTAATTCATTATGAAGAAAAGGTATTCAAACTAATGATTTAGATATTAATGTTATTGTTAAAAAGTTTGCTGGTGTTGATGTTTATAAAAATAAAAATACTTTAGATGATTTAGCTAAAGCAGTTAAAGAAGCATTTAGTAAAGAAGAAGGTAAAATGAATTGAAATGATTCATCAATCACTTCATTTACAGATTTAGTAAACTCAGTTGGTGGTATTGAATTTGGAAAAGATAACATTTCAATTACTTATAGTTCACCAGAACAAATTCAAAAGAAAATTAAAGATGAACAAGATAAAGTTGACTGAATTAAAACTATTTTAAAAAGATTCTCAAACAAAGATGATAGTTCAAATAAAGGTATAATCGAATTCTCAAATTATGTTCAATCAAATAACTATGATGGATCAGATAAATTCGTAAACTTTGAAGGTTTAAGACCTCAATCTTGATCTAAAATAGTAAAACAAATTCCTGTTTTAAATGGAAAAGATCTAAAAAGAGATGATATTAAAGGAAACTTTGGTTCAATTACTGATTCACAAAAATTCTCTATAGATAATTACTTTAATACTGAAAAACCAGTAATGGTATCAGACTTAATATTTAATTTTGCAAATTCTAAGAAAAAAGAAGATGTTGAAAAACAATTAACATTAGAAGCATTAATTCCAATTTCATCTAGTGGAACTGATTTAACAAAAGAACTTGTAGATAGATTCCAAGGTATTGCTGCAACACTTCAAGCTTATGTAAATGATGATGAAAAAGAAAATGATAATGATATTCCTGATACAGCTGGATTAAGTCGTTTTGATACTATTTTCAGAGGAGCAAACCGTACTATAAGAGCTGATGTTAACGGTGGAGCAAAAAGTTTTAAAGATTGAACTCAATGAGATAAAGAAAACACTTATCATAAAATTAATAAAACTGGAGACTTACTAACAATCAGTGACACAACATTTTCTAATGTAGCTAAATACTCAGTATATGATTTCATAACAAATCAAAAAGATAATAAATCTAATACTTTTAAATGAGATGGTGAAGCTCAACTAGAAAAAAACGATCTAATTAAATATGGTATAAACAGTGGTCAAGCAGATTTAATTATTAGTGCACTTGAAGGTCGTGACACAACAAAAACTGCTATTGCAAACGTTATTAAATTATTTGAAAAAATAAACCAAAAAGCACTAAGTGAAAAAGATTCAGATAACAACGGTAAAAACATGAATAAAAATATGTTTACTGTGTTAAATAAAGATAATGGAATAATCGCTTATATTGATGGTGATGGATTACATATTACTAAAGTTGATGGATACAAATTAATGAATACTCAACCTAGTGATAAAAAAGAAATTGATATTAATAAACAAACAGCAGTATTGAAAAAAATAGATTCTCTATATACTTCAGAATTTGGTAAAGATTTAGTTCCTTACTTAGTAAACTCTATGTTAAAAGATGCTAAACCTAAAGTATTATTAGGAGAATCAGAAACAGCTCCTGCTGAAAACGCAGCTGTAAATCAAGTTGCAGATAAAGTATGAGATTGATCTGAAAGTGATAAGAAAAATTCTATAGCCGTTTCAAACATGGGAGTAGAAATTGAACACTTAAATAACAATATTAAAAACAATTACGAAAGATTCTTAGTTAACACTTCTTTAATTGACAATACAAAAACTAAAACATTCTATAATACAAACATCTTAAATGAAGCGTCTAAATCAACTGATTCATCAGATAAAAATTTAGGTTCACAAGCAAGTTGATTATTAGGATTATTCTCAAAAGTATTTAATAATAATGAAATTATAAATAAAATAATTAAAATTCCTGCTGAAGAAAGTGTTGAACCTAATAACGATAAAAAATTAGGTGCAGATGTTAAAACTGAATTTGATCATTTAGTAACAAAAGTTATTTTAGATAGACAAAAAATGGAAAAAACTGCATCTATTGGACAATTCTTATCAGAAAACCAAAAATGAGTAAAATCAATCTTAGAAAATTGAGATGCTCAATCTAAAGGTGATATTAATAAAGAAGAATTTATTCCAGATCAAGCAATCGATTTAACTTCAGATAACAAAAAAAGATTTGAAGCATTGTTAAACTCAGATATTTTTAACCCAAATCAAGAAGTAAAAAGTGAAAAGGAGGAAAGATAA
- a CDS encoding aminotransferase class V-fold PLP-dependent enzyme: MDIFKNIKQEFPVLNNNKELVYFDSGATTLKHQSVIQAEMDYLNYISTNPHSTDYKLGYKSIEFLNETRKLTKEFINAKNESEIIFTNGATHALNQIAYGLSHLLNEGDEILTTSLEHSANLLPWVNVAKKTKAVVKPLFLTSEYGIDIDKLDQVINSKTKIITFAHVSNTTGYVNDIKAIIKKIRSIKDDVIVVVDAAQSAAHAKIDVVDWDVDFLAIASHKMYGPFGVGVLYGKYHLLDQLEPIFYGGGMSLEISKDFKDYKLASLPNKLEAGTPNISGIVAFNQAIKFITSLNVDKIAEHEHSLKKYLIEQIKLNDLDKYITFYNINNYSPLLIFNVRNINPQDIAHFLDIKYDIASRAGAHCVRRLADVIGTEITVRITFGVYNTKTDVDKLVDALKNADKFLDALF, translated from the coding sequence ATGGATATATTTAAAAATATTAAACAAGAGTTTCCGGTTCTTAATAACAATAAAGAATTAGTTTATTTTGACAGTGGAGCTACAACATTAAAACATCAAAGTGTAATTCAAGCTGAAATGGATTATTTAAATTATATTAGTACTAATCCACACTCAACTGATTATAAATTAGGTTACAAATCAATTGAATTTTTAAATGAAACTAGAAAACTAACTAAAGAATTTATAAATGCTAAAAATGAAAGTGAAATTATTTTTACAAACGGAGCAACTCATGCATTAAATCAAATAGCTTATGGTTTAAGTCATTTATTAAATGAAGGTGATGAAATTCTAACAACTAGTTTAGAGCATTCAGCTAACTTATTACCTTGAGTTAATGTAGCTAAAAAAACTAAAGCAGTTGTTAAACCTTTATTTTTAACTAGTGAGTATGGTATTGATATTGATAAATTAGATCAAGTGATTAATTCAAAAACTAAAATCATTACTTTTGCTCATGTTTCAAACACTACAGGTTATGTAAATGATATTAAAGCTATTATTAAAAAAATTAGAAGCATAAAAGATGATGTAATAGTTGTAGTTGATGCAGCTCAATCAGCAGCTCACGCTAAAATTGATGTAGTTGATTGAGATGTTGATTTTCTAGCAATAGCATCACATAAAATGTATGGACCTTTTGGAGTTGGTGTTTTATATGGTAAATATCACTTATTAGATCAACTAGAACCTATTTTTTATGGTGGAGGAATGAGTTTAGAAATTTCAAAAGATTTTAAAGATTATAAACTAGCAAGTTTACCTAATAAATTAGAAGCAGGAACACCTAATATTTCAGGAATAGTAGCATTTAACCAAGCAATTAAATTTATTACTAGTTTAAATGTTGATAAAATTGCTGAACATGAACATAGTTTAAAAAAATATTTAATAGAACAAATCAAATTAAACGATCTAGATAAATATATTACTTTTTATAATATTAATAATTATTCTCCTTTATTAATATTTAATGTTAGAAATATTAACCCTCAAGATATAGCTCACTTTTTAGATATTAAATATGATATAGCTTCAAGAGCTGGAGCGCATTGTGTTAGAAGATTAGCTGATGTAATTGGAACTGAAATCACTGTTAGAATAACTTTTGGAGTTTATAATACTAAAACTGATGTTGATAAATTAGTAGATGCTTTAAAAAATGCTGATAAATTCTTAGATGCTTTATTTTAG
- a CDS encoding iron-sulfur cluster assembly scaffold protein, with translation MIDINNDSLLRQILMKHFTNSDNKTLLDNPNAITKLLKSNTCADQLTIQVLIESNIIKSIRFTGSACVVATSSTDILINQIKDKTITESLDIIYKYKDLIDNGDLTNINDLNELVVFKNIHKQKNRILCASLPINGLIEILKDYE, from the coding sequence ATGATAGATATTAATAACGATAGTTTATTAAGACAAATATTAATGAAGCATTTTACTAATTCAGATAATAAAACTTTATTAGATAATCCTAACGCTATTACTAAATTATTAAAATCAAATACATGTGCAGATCAACTAACTATACAAGTATTAATTGAATCAAATATTATTAAATCTATTAGATTTACAGGAAGTGCTTGTGTTGTTGCAACCAGTTCAACTGATATATTAATTAATCAAATTAAAGATAAAACTATTACTGAAAGTCTAGATATTATTTATAAATATAAAGATCTAATTGATAATGGTGATTTAACTAATATTAATGATTTAAATGAACTAGTAGTATTTAAAAATATACATAAACAAAAAAATAGAATATTATGTGCTAGTTTACCTATTAATGGTTTAATAGAAATATTAAAAGATTATGAATAA
- a CDS encoding 5-formyltetrahydrofolate cyclo-ligase has protein sequence MNKLQLRKIMLEKRKNFSNTYIESSNLIITNQVIEFIKNHNFKNICIYLSTKYEVETRKIIDYCFLNNIKVFVPKVLQNNDMEMIRYLDHDHNSLNKFNIYEPSSDQTINSSDIDCIFTPLVGFDKNLNRIGMGKGFYDKFFNLNKNNYLKVGLSFDQQLISDDILKDEHDVKLDIIITEKCIYN, from the coding sequence ATGAATAAATTACAATTAAGAAAAATTATGTTAGAAAAAAGAAAAAATTTTTCTAATACATATATAGAGAGTAGTAATTTAATTATTACTAATCAAGTTATTGAATTTATTAAAAATCATAACTTTAAAAATATTTGCATTTATCTTTCTACTAAATATGAAGTTGAAACTAGAAAAATTATTGATTATTGTTTTTTAAATAATATTAAAGTTTTTGTTCCTAAAGTTTTACAAAACAATGATATGGAAATGATTAGATATTTAGATCACGATCATAATAGTTTAAATAAATTTAATATTTATGAACCTAGTAGTGATCAAACAATAAATAGTAGTGATATAGATTGTATTTTTACTCCTCTAGTAGGGTTTGATAAAAATTTAAACCGTATTGGTATGGGTAAAGGTTTTTATGATAAGTTCTTTAATTTAAATAAAAATAACTATTTAAAAGTAGGGTTAAGTTTTGATCAACAACTAATAAGTGATGATATTTTAAAAGATGAACATGATGTTAAATTAGATATTATAATTACAGAAAAATGTATCTATAATTAA
- a CDS encoding glucose-6-phosphate isomerase: MIKVNLDYAGLDFNKIVDEDKIKQVHEMIVNKTGKGNDFLGWLDWPENYDKAEYEKMKQVAGELRSKIDTLVIIGIGGSYLGMRAADEMIRGLKHKDKVEVVYAGHTMSSTYTAQLVEYLKDKNFGICVISKSGTTTEPGVAFRILEQELVNKVGIEKSKELIVAVTDKQKGALKKLADEKGYETFVIPDDIGGRFSVLTPVGIFGLLVAGINTDNIFKGARKAKADLVANDSSNEAYKYAFVRNYLYNQGYRTEALVTYELQLQMIAEWWKQLFGESEGKEFKALYPTSMVFSTDLHSLGQWVQQGPRNVMFETVIKINKPVKDIDILPDKDNYDGLNYLVGKSLHEINQTALKGVVQAHAVTGQMPNIILEFEKMDDEQFGYLVYFFELAVAMSGYLLDVNPFDQPGVEVYKYNMFKLLDKPGVK, encoded by the coding sequence ATGATTAAAGTAAACTTAGATTATGCTGGCTTAGATTTTAATAAAATTGTTGATGAAGATAAAATCAAGCAAGTTCATGAAATGATTGTTAACAAAACTGGAAAAGGAAACGATTTTTTAGGTTGATTGGATTGACCAGAAAATTATGACAAAGCTGAATATGAAAAAATGAAACAAGTTGCTGGTGAACTACGTAGCAAAATTGATACATTAGTAATCATTGGGATTGGTGGATCATATTTAGGAATGCGTGCAGCTGATGAAATGATTCGTGGATTAAAACACAAAGACAAAGTTGAAGTTGTTTACGCAGGACACACTATGAGTTCAACTTATACAGCTCAATTAGTTGAATATTTAAAAGATAAAAACTTCGGAATTTGTGTAATTTCAAAATCAGGAACAACTACTGAACCAGGAGTTGCATTTAGAATTTTAGAACAAGAACTAGTAAATAAAGTTGGAATTGAAAAATCAAAAGAATTAATCGTTGCAGTTACTGATAAACAAAAAGGAGCATTAAAAAAATTAGCTGATGAAAAAGGATATGAAACTTTTGTTATTCCAGATGACATTGGTGGAAGATTCTCAGTTTTAACTCCTGTTGGTATTTTTGGATTATTAGTTGCTGGAATTAATACAGATAATATCTTTAAAGGAGCTAGAAAAGCAAAAGCTGATTTAGTTGCAAACGATTCTTCAAATGAAGCTTACAAATATGCTTTTGTAAGAAATTACTTATACAACCAAGGTTACAGAACTGAAGCATTAGTTACTTATGAATTACAATTACAAATGATAGCTGAATGATGAAAACAATTATTTGGTGAATCAGAAGGAAAAGAATTCAAAGCCTTATACCCAACATCAATGGTATTTTCAACAGATCTTCACTCATTAGGACAATGAGTTCAACAAGGTCCTAGAAATGTTATGTTTGAAACTGTTATTAAAATTAATAAACCAGTTAAAGATATTGACATTTTACCTGATAAAGATAACTATGATGGATTAAACTACTTAGTAGGAAAAAGTTTACATGAAATTAACCAAACTGCTTTAAAAGGAGTAGTTCAAGCTCATGCAGTAACAGGACAAATGCCAAACATTATTTTAGAATTTGAAAAAATGGATGATGAACAATTTGGATACTTAGTTTACTTCTTTGAATTAGCTGTTGCAATGAGTGGATATCTATTAGATGTTAACCCTTTCGATCAACCAGGTGTTGAAGTTTACAAATACAATATGTTTAAACTATTAGATAAACCAGGAGTTAAATAA
- a CDS encoding ATP-binding protein, giving the protein MHNKRIKVITGIRRCGKSYLLFNTFYNYLKSNQVREDQIISISFENIKNKKYTNPITLYEYISSQIVDENTKYYILIDEIQMCEEIDNPYVENSSYKITFVDTLLSFYNKENIDVYVTGSNSKMLSTDVLTQFRDRADEIYISPLSYDEIIPLYENKYLALEEYMIYGGLPYVYSLKTHQEKSKYLKDLFKATYIKDIIERNKIMNDSHVLDSLLDFISSVIGSLTNPTRLTNMLISNKKINISHSTVFKYLNYFEESFLISSCKRYDIKGQRAIDSPLKYYFSDIGLRNARLNFRDDDKGFIQENIIYNELIKRGYEVNVGVVNYEYNENNVRKRSQLEVDFVVNIAHQRYYIQSALNIGTAEKREQEISSLKRINDSFKKIVIVYEDIIPRHDENGILYIGLKQFLLEKDVLKLI; this is encoded by the coding sequence ATGCATAATAAAAGAATAAAAGTTATTACAGGAATTAGAAGATGTGGTAAATCTTATCTACTTTTTAATACGTTTTATAATTATTTAAAATCAAATCAAGTAAGAGAAGATCAAATAATTTCTATTTCTTTTGAAAATATTAAAAATAAAAAATACACTAATCCAATAACTTTATATGAATATATTTCTAGTCAAATAGTTGATGAAAATACTAAGTACTATATTTTAATTGATGAAATACAAATGTGTGAAGAAATTGATAATCCATATGTAGAAAATAGTAGTTATAAAATAACTTTTGTCGATACTTTATTAAGTTTTTATAATAAAGAAAATATTGATGTTTATGTAACTGGAAGTAATTCTAAAATGTTATCAACTGATGTTTTAACTCAATTTAGAGATAGAGCTGACGAGATTTATATTTCACCTTTATCTTATGATGAAATCATTCCATTATATGAAAACAAATATCTAGCTTTAGAAGAATATATGATTTATGGTGGTTTACCTTATGTATATTCTTTAAAAACTCATCAAGAAAAAAGTAAATATTTAAAAGATCTTTTTAAAGCAACTTATATAAAAGATATTATAGAAAGAAATAAAATAATGAACGATTCTCATGTTTTAGATTCTCTTTTAGATTTTATTTCTTCAGTTATTGGTTCACTTACAAATCCAACAAGACTAACAAATATGTTGATTTCAAATAAAAAGATAAATATTTCTCATTCAACAGTTTTTAAATATTTAAATTATTTTGAAGAATCTTTTTTAATTTCTTCATGTAAAAGATATGACATTAAAGGACAAAGAGCTATTGATTCTCCTTTAAAATATTATTTTTCAGATATAGGTTTAAGAAATGCTAGATTAAATTTTAGAGATGATGATAAAGGTTTTATTCAAGAAAATATAATATATAATGAACTAATTAAAAGAGGTTATGAAGTAAATGTGGGTGTTGTTAATTATGAATACAACGAAAATAACGTAAGAAAAAGATCTCAACTAGAAGTTGATTTTGTTGTTAATATCGCTCATCAAAGATACTATATTCAATCAGCATTAAATATAGGCACTGCTGAAAAAAGAGAACAAGAAATATCATCATTAAAAAGAATAAATGATTCTTTTAAAAAAATAGTAATTGTTTATGAAGATATTATTCCAAGACATGATGAAAACGGAATTTTATATATAGGTTTAAAACAATTTTTATTGGAAAAAGATGTTTTAAAATTAATCTAG
- a CDS encoding DNA recombination protein RmuC, translating into MNSTQILLIVLIALLIIALSGIVVLLIKNKNQTYPVQDQSQLTNKIQQIITDLTAKTAADKEKFENLTKTVGEQKTDLTNSVNQQKNELKDSVDKQKQELTESINQQKSELKKSIELLNEQFKILNNTAIESKTKLEQVNKDINASSDKIADISAIFKNSKTRGNIGEYTLEWILTNILGDESVDGIWQREYQYKNGSEKPRIDAIIRTGINDKKIAIDSKFPLQKTDILLSSEKETYEYKQAQKEFKDSINQKIKDLSSKYINKQEGVDSVIMYIPSEVIFELIINDFRDVYKSALDKRIWITSPTTLPVMLHAQQIAIKDYKISKNIDEIQKTMNLILKDLERWDKRNTILKKAYDKYVKDTNEAFEDLETSKNKIISNIENINKVKITTENDLSTEDIKADYKSLFFYLLIVISDFLYRLLVFY; encoded by the coding sequence ATGAATAGTACACAAATTTTATTAATAGTTTTAATAGCTTTATTAATAATTGCATTATCAGGTATTGTAGTTTTATTAATTAAAAATAAAAATCAAACTTATCCAGTTCAAGATCAAAGTCAATTAACTAATAAAATACAACAAATTATTACTGATCTAACAGCTAAAACAGCAGCTGATAAAGAAAAATTTGAAAATCTAACAAAAACAGTTGGTGAACAAAAAACTGATTTAACAAATTCAGTAAATCAACAAAAAAATGAATTAAAAGATTCTGTTGATAAACAAAAACAAGAACTAACTGAATCAATTAATCAACAAAAATCAGAGTTAAAAAAATCAATAGAGTTATTAAATGAACAATTTAAAATCTTAAATAATACAGCTATTGAAAGTAAAACTAAACTAGAACAAGTAAATAAAGATATTAATGCTTCTTCTGATAAAATAGCTGATATTTCTGCTATTTTTAAAAATAGTAAAACAAGAGGAAATATTGGTGAATATACACTAGAATGAATACTAACTAATATTTTAGGTGATGAATCAGTTGATGGAATTTGACAAAGAGAATATCAATATAAAAACGGTAGTGAAAAACCTAGAATTGATGCAATTATTAGAACTGGAATTAATGATAAAAAAATTGCAATTGATTCAAAATTCCCATTACAAAAAACTGATATTTTACTTTCAAGTGAAAAAGAAACTTATGAATATAAACAAGCTCAAAAAGAATTTAAAGACTCAATTAATCAAAAAATTAAAGATCTTTCAAGTAAATATATTAACAAACAAGAAGGAGTTGATAGTGTTATTATGTACATTCCTTCTGAAGTGATTTTTGAATTAATTATTAATGATTTTAGAGATGTTTATAAATCAGCTTTAGATAAAAGAATTTGAATAACTTCACCAACTACTTTACCAGTAATGTTACACGCTCAACAAATCGCTATTAAAGATTATAAAATTTCAAAAAATATTGATGAAATTCAAAAAACTATGAATTTAATTTTAAAAGATCTAGAACGTTGAGATAAAAGAAATACTATTTTAAAAAAAGCTTATGATAAATATGTTAAAGATACAAATGAAGCATTCGAAGATTTAGAAACTTCTAAAAATAAAATTATTAGTAACATTGAAAATATCAATAAAGTAAAAATAACAACTGAAAATGATTTATCTACAGAAGATATTAAAGCAGACTACAAAAGTCTGTTTTTTTATTTGTTAATTGTTATTTCTGACTTTTTATATCGTTTACTTGTCTTTTATTAG
- the rsmI gene encoding 16S rRNA (cytidine(1402)-2'-O)-methyltransferase encodes MILQKTFKNNKPTIYLITTPIGNLDDINKRSLQTLQNVDFIFCEDTRTSKVLLDKYNISNNLISFHMYNEDQRINQIIDLVNQNKSLAIISDAGVPIISDPAGYLINQLKQLNINCNITAIGTGSAYIHALICSGFNSKTNYFYGFIENKNKQSKIKELTNLINNYNDTVISFYESVHRIKQTVECLNEILDSNHKIVIARELTKINEEIIYGSISEINDYVNSDEFISKGEFVIVIDKQNQKLINNDYSDQEIIKLIDDEMNLNDIKLKKACEIISQKTNKSKNELYNMYILNKTS; translated from the coding sequence ATGATTTTACAAAAAACTTTTAAAAATAATAAACCTACAATTTATTTAATAACAACTCCAATAGGTAATTTAGATGATATTAATAAAAGAAGTTTACAAACATTACAAAATGTTGATTTTATATTTTGTGAAGATACTAGAACTAGTAAAGTTTTATTAGATAAATATAATATTTCAAATAACTTAATTTCTTTTCACATGTACAATGAAGATCAAAGAATTAATCAAATAATAGATCTAGTTAATCAAAATAAAAGTCTAGCTATTATAAGTGATGCAGGAGTTCCTATTATAAGTGATCCAGCAGGATATTTAATTAATCAATTAAAACAGTTAAATATAAATTGTAATATTACTGCAATTGGAACAGGTTCAGCTTATATTCATGCTTTAATTTGTAGTGGTTTTAATAGTAAAACAAATTACTTTTATGGTTTTATTGAAAATAAAAATAAACAATCAAAAATTAAAGAATTAACTAATTTAATTAATAATTATAATGATACTGTCATTAGTTTTTATGAATCAGTTCACAGAATCAAACAAACTGTTGAATGTTTAAATGAAATATTAGATTCAAATCATAAAATAGTTATAGCTAGAGAACTAACTAAAATTAACGAAGAAATTATTTATGGATCAATTAGTGAAATTAATGACTATGTTAATTCAGATGAATTTATTAGTAAAGGTGAATTTGTAATTGTAATTGATAAACAGAATCAAAAATTAATAAATAATGATTATTCAGATCAAGAAATTATTAAATTAATTGATGATGAAATGAATTTAAATGATATTAAGTTAAAAAAAGCTTGTGAGATAATTAGTCAAAAAACAAATAAATCAAAAAATGAGTTATATAACATGTACATTTTAAATAAAACTTCCTAA
- the rplU gene encoding 50S ribosomal protein L21, producing the protein MFAIIKTGGKQIKVEPGQEIFIEKIEGEVDAKVVFDQVLMIDGTVGNPTIAGAKVSGTIVKQGKGKKIRVVRYHPKKNVNKIYGHRQPFTKVKIDEITTK; encoded by the coding sequence ATGTTTGCAATCATTAAAACTGGTGGAAAACAAATTAAAGTTGAACCAGGACAAGAAATCTTCATCGAAAAAATCGAAGGTGAAGTTGATGCAAAAGTTGTATTTGATCAAGTATTAATGATCGATGGAACAGTTGGTAACCCAACAATCGCTGGAGCTAAAGTTTCAGGAACTATCGTAAAACAAGGAAAAGGTAAAAAAATCCGTGTTGTTAGATATCATCCAAAGAAAAACGTTAATAAAATTTACGGTCACAGACAACCTTTTACAAAAGTAAAAATTGATGAAATTACTACTAAATAA
- a CDS encoding ribosomal-processing cysteine protease Prp has protein sequence MIKIVIKYNDKNIEQFNISGHANAGPYGQDLVCAAITGIVSGALNALDINYRDKVRLEVLDNEVIIQALDLNDKYLQTMLNMLKIQIHTITTQYPKNTQFKEVS, from the coding sequence ATGATAAAGATAGTAATTAAATATAATGATAAAAATATCGAACAATTTAATATAAGTGGTCATGCAAATGCCGGACCTTATGGTCAAGATCTTGTGTGTGCTGCAATTACAGGAATTGTTAGTGGTGCTTTAAATGCACTTGATATTAATTATCGTGACAAGGTGAGGTTGGAAGTTTTAGATAATGAAGTTATTATTCAAGCACTTGACTTAAATGATAAATATCTACAAACTATGTTGAATATGTTAAAAATACAAATTCATACAATAACAACTCAATATCCTAAAAATACACAGTTTAAGGAGGTAAGTTAA
- the rpmA gene encoding 50S ribosomal protein L27: MRFLLGLQFFASKKGVGSTKNGRDSESKRLGAKKSDGQFTNAGSIIFRQRGTKIHPGNNVGRGGDDTLFALTSGIVKYERFGKNRTRVSVIAKETN, encoded by the coding sequence ATGCGTTTCTTATTAGGTTTACAGTTCTTTGCTTCTAAAAAGGGAGTAGGGTCAACTAAAAACGGACGTGACTCTGAATCAAAACGTTTAGGTGCTAAAAAATCAGACGGACAATTTACTAACGCTGGTTCAATTATTTTTAGACAAAGAGGAACAAAAATCCACCCAGGTAACAACGTAGGACGTGGTGGAGATGACACTCTATTTGCTTTAACTTCAGGAATCGTTAAATACGAAAGATTCGGAAAAAACCGTACTAGAGTTAGTGTTATAGCTAAAGAAACTAATTAA